A window from Brucella sp. BE17 encodes these proteins:
- a CDS encoding F0F1 ATP synthase subunit C yields MEAEAAKYIGAGLACFGMAGTALGLGNIFGSYLSGALRNPSAADSQFGRLVFGFAVTEALGIFSLLIALLLLFAV; encoded by the coding sequence ATGGAAGCGGAAGCAGCAAAGTACATCGGCGCCGGTCTCGCCTGTTTCGGTATGGCCGGTACGGCTCTCGGCCTCGGCAATATTTTCGGTAGCTATCTCTCCGGCGCACTGCGCAACCCGTCCGCCGCTGACAGCCAGTTTGGCCGTCTGGTGTTCGGCTTCGCCGTGACGGAAGCTCTGGGCATCTTCTCGCTGCTCATCGCGCTTCTGCTCCTCTTCGCCGTTTAA
- a CDS encoding F0F1 ATP synthase subunit B: MFVSTAFAQTATESQPAPAGEHDAVHTETGIAREAKQDIVFPPFDSNHYASQLLWLAITFGLFYLFMARVVLPRIGGVIESRRDRIAQDLDQAARLKQDADSAIIAYEQELAEARSKAASIAEAAREKGKAEADAERGVAEAALDKKLKEAEERIATIKAKAMSDVGAIAEETTAGIVEQLLGSKADKAAVTAAVKGANA, translated from the coding sequence ATGTTCGTGTCCACGGCGTTTGCCCAAACCGCCACTGAATCGCAGCCGGCGCCCGCTGGCGAACATGATGCTGTGCACACCGAGACCGGAATTGCCCGGGAGGCGAAGCAAGATATCGTATTCCCGCCGTTCGATTCCAATCATTATGCCTCGCAGCTTCTGTGGCTTGCCATCACGTTTGGTCTTTTTTATCTGTTTATGGCGCGGGTGGTTCTGCCGCGCATTGGCGGCGTGATCGAAAGCCGTCGTGACCGTATCGCTCAGGATCTCGATCAGGCAGCCCGTCTCAAGCAGGATGCTGACAGCGCCATTATCGCATACGAGCAGGAACTGGCTGAAGCACGCTCCAAGGCCGCTTCAATTGCCGAAGCTGCACGCGAAAAAGGCAAGGCAGAAGCCGACGCTGAACGTGGCGTTGCCGAAGCAGCGCTCGACAAAAAGCTGAAAGAAGCCGAAGAGCGCATTGCGACCATCAAGGCCAAGGCCATGAGCGACGTTGGTGCTATTGCAGAGGAAACCACTGCTGGCATCGTCGAGCAGCTTTTGGGCAGCAAAGCCGATAAGGCCGCTGTTACAGCCGCCGTCAAGGGCGCTAACGCCTGA
- a CDS encoding F0F1 ATP synthase subunit B, with protein sequence MDSTFWALVGLIIFLALLAYLKVPAMIGKSLDERADNIKKELEEARTLREEAQQLLAEYHRKRKEAEKEAGDIVAAAEREAKALLEDAKRATDEYVERRNKLAEQKIATAEVDAVNAVRSSAVDLAIAAASKIVADKVDPAVAGKLFKDALTQVKSNLN encoded by the coding sequence ATGGATTCTACATTCTGGGCTCTCGTTGGCCTCATCATATTTCTCGCACTTCTCGCCTATCTGAAGGTTCCGGCAATGATTGGCAAGTCGCTCGACGAGCGCGCTGACAATATCAAGAAGGAACTGGAAGAAGCCCGTACACTGCGCGAAGAAGCGCAGCAGTTGCTGGCGGAATATCATCGCAAGCGCAAGGAAGCCGAGAAGGAAGCTGGCGACATCGTCGCTGCTGCCGAACGCGAAGCCAAGGCGCTGCTTGAAGACGCCAAGCGTGCGACTGACGAGTATGTCGAGCGTCGCAACAAATTGGCTGAGCAGAAAATCGCAACCGCTGAAGTGGATGCGGTCAATGCGGTGCGCAGCTCCGCAGTTGATCTGGCAATTGCAGCTGCCAGCAAGATCGTTGCCGATAAGGTCGATCCTGCTGTGGCAGGCAAGCTGTTCAAGGATGCACTTACACAGGTGAAGTCCAACCTGAACTGA
- a CDS encoding ribonuclease HII has translation MKRIASDSLSLFDMPLLPDFSEETRLLSRGLKHVVGIDEAGRGPLAGPVVAAAVVLNANDLPQRLDDSKRLNAAKRETLYEIVLAKAICVSIASVSARRIDATDIRKAALEAMRLACKGLTFTPCHALIDGRDVPPDLACPGSALVKGDQRSVSIAAASILAKVTRDRMMIRAGQVHDSYGLELHAGYGTAKHRAAIEADGPIPGIHRYTFSPIKGRFHAG, from the coding sequence ATGAAACGCATCGCTTCTGATTCTCTCTCTCTTTTCGACATGCCGCTGCTTCCCGATTTTTCGGAAGAAACACGGCTTTTATCGCGTGGCCTCAAACATGTTGTCGGTATCGATGAAGCCGGTCGCGGCCCTCTGGCAGGACCGGTGGTCGCCGCAGCCGTTGTGCTTAACGCCAATGATCTGCCGCAGAGGTTGGATGATTCCAAACGCCTCAATGCAGCAAAACGTGAGACACTTTACGAAATCGTGCTCGCCAAGGCCATTTGTGTGTCGATTGCCAGCGTCAGTGCACGCAGAATCGATGCAACAGATATCCGCAAGGCGGCACTCGAAGCCATGCGGCTTGCTTGTAAGGGCCTGACGTTTACGCCCTGCCATGCACTGATTGACGGTCGCGATGTGCCACCAGACCTTGCCTGCCCCGGCTCGGCACTTGTGAAGGGCGATCAGCGCTCAGTGTCAATTGCCGCCGCATCCATCCTCGCCAAGGTGACGCGTGACCGCATGATGATCCGGGCTGGCCAAGTGCATGACAGCTACGGGCTTGAACTCCATGCCGGTTACGGCACGGCAAAACACCGCGCGGCCATCGAGGCAGACGGCCCTATTCCCGGCATTCACCGCTACACATTTTCACCCATCAAGGGCCGCTTTCACGCGGGCTGA
- a CDS encoding PA0069 family radical SAM protein has protein sequence MAIIQQADIIARADRAAFGAGRADHANALIGETGLRIDHGRRHGRGAGINPAGRFEPVAREAFDDGWATLEDLPAFKTDVQVEKPRTIITRNESPDISFDRSINPYRGCEHGCIYCFARPSHSYMGLSAGLDFEARLFAKPDAARLLERELAKPGYQAKTIAIGTNTDPYQPIEKKWRIMREILEVLEAANHPVGIVTKSALVVRDIDILSRMAEKGLAKVALSVTTLDANLARTMEPRASTPTLRLQAIRKLNDAGIPANVMMGPVIPGINDHEIERILDAAYAQGAREAGYVLLRLPLEVAPLFKDWLLRNYPDRYRHVMSLVRSMRDGKDYDAEWGKRMRGTGPYAWQIGRRFEIAARKLGINTQRKRLRTDLFTPVEKGGKQLSLF, from the coding sequence ATGGCAATTATTCAGCAGGCGGATATCATTGCTCGGGCTGACCGGGCTGCCTTTGGCGCGGGTCGTGCCGATCATGCCAATGCGTTGATCGGCGAGACGGGCCTGCGCATTGATCACGGGCGGCGGCATGGGCGTGGCGCGGGCATTAATCCGGCTGGACGCTTCGAGCCGGTGGCACGCGAAGCGTTTGACGACGGCTGGGCAACGCTTGAAGATCTACCTGCCTTCAAGACCGATGTGCAGGTGGAAAAACCGCGCACCATCATCACACGCAACGAGTCGCCTGACATCAGCTTCGACCGTTCCATCAATCCCTATCGCGGCTGCGAGCATGGCTGCATCTATTGCTTTGCGCGACCCAGCCACAGCTATATGGGGCTTTCGGCGGGGCTTGATTTCGAAGCGAGGCTGTTTGCCAAACCCGATGCGGCACGTCTTTTGGAACGCGAATTGGCCAAGCCCGGCTATCAGGCAAAAACCATTGCCATCGGCACAAATACCGATCCCTACCAGCCTATCGAGAAGAAATGGCGCATCATGCGCGAGATTCTCGAAGTACTGGAAGCGGCCAATCATCCGGTCGGCATCGTTACCAAATCGGCGCTTGTGGTGCGTGACATCGATATTCTAAGCCGCATGGCCGAGAAGGGGCTGGCCAAGGTCGCTTTGTCGGTAACGACGCTCGACGCCAATCTGGCGCGAACCATGGAGCCACGCGCCTCCACGCCAACGCTGCGGCTTCAGGCAATCCGCAAACTCAACGATGCTGGCATTCCGGCTAATGTCATGATGGGACCGGTCATTCCTGGCATCAACGATCACGAGATCGAGCGCATTCTGGATGCAGCATACGCGCAAGGCGCGCGTGAAGCAGGCTATGTACTACTTCGCCTGCCGCTGGAAGTGGCACCCTTGTTCAAGGACTGGCTACTGCGCAATTATCCCGATCGTTATCGCCACGTCATGTCGCTGGTACGCTCCATGCGCGATGGCAAGGATTATGATGCCGAATGGGGCAAGCGCATGCGCGGCACCGGGCCTTATGCCTGGCAGATCGGTCGCCGCTTCGAAATCGCCGCGCGTAAGCTGGGCATCAACACGCAGCGCAAACGCCTGCGCACCGATCTTTTCACGCCGGTTGAGAAAGGCGGCAAGCAGCTTTCCCTGTTTTAG
- a CDS encoding glycosyltransferase family 2 protein → MLTVVIPTLNSEKPLAHTLAFLVPAVVEGLLRRVVVVDGGSGDDTRLVAEGAGCTLYRSAEIMVALREIRTPWVLLLCPGATLEPGWEEPVRDYIREHTGAARFSRPEDQGLLKKLFGSVATLDAGLLVRLDALHPFIEAGVSFDALPSKLKPVVLPVALLG, encoded by the coding sequence ATGCTCACCGTGGTCATTCCAACGCTCAATTCCGAAAAGCCGCTGGCGCACACGCTAGCCTTCCTCGTGCCTGCGGTGGTGGAAGGTCTGCTGCGCCGCGTGGTGGTAGTCGATGGCGGGTCCGGCGATGATACGCGCCTTGTCGCGGAAGGGGCGGGCTGCACGCTTTATCGCAGCGCCGAGATTATGGTAGCCCTTCGAGAGATAAGGACACCATGGGTTTTGCTACTGTGCCCTGGCGCGACCCTTGAACCGGGCTGGGAAGAGCCAGTGCGCGATTATATACGGGAGCACACGGGTGCTGCACGATTTTCAAGGCCTGAGGATCAAGGGCTGTTAAAGAAACTCTTTGGATCGGTCGCAACACTCGATGCCGGGCTTCTGGTGCGGCTTGATGCGCTGCACCCGTTTATTGAGGCAGGTGTGTCTTTCGATGCTCTGCCGTCCAAACTCAAACCGGTGGTTTTGCCGGTTGCGCTACTGGGTTAG
- a CDS encoding 4-(cytidine 5'-diphospho)-2-C-methyl-D-erythritol kinase, producing MFAASLKNKPVSRLAPAKINLALHVTGRRDDGYHLLDMMVVFAAHGDHITIKASENDSFTVSGAFARTIPLDTTNLVLKARDVLRANFGRELPPVAIHLEKNLPIASGIGGGSSDAAATLLALAEFWQLEVGINTLAQIGLTLGADLPMCLHGTAFDTSLAVRGIGDVLAPVHLPSLPLLLVNDGTALSTPSVFSALKNRDNAPLASVPATDTATLCQWLASTRNDLLPAALSLAPQIALNMELLRENNALYAQMSGSGATCFGIFADDEKAARAATAIHARHPGWFVMQTRSNPVAQPAKPPV from the coding sequence ATGTTTGCCGCATCCCTGAAGAATAAACCCGTCAGCCGCCTAGCGCCCGCCAAGATCAATCTGGCGCTGCATGTGACGGGTCGCCGTGACGACGGCTATCATCTGCTTGACATGATGGTGGTGTTTGCAGCCCATGGCGACCATATCACCATTAAAGCGTCCGAAAATGACAGCTTCACTGTCAGCGGCGCTTTTGCCAGAACCATTCCGCTCGACACCACAAATCTGGTGCTCAAAGCCCGTGATGTCTTGCGTGCGAATTTCGGGCGTGAACTGCCGCCTGTTGCGATCCATCTTGAAAAGAACCTTCCGATCGCCTCCGGCATTGGCGGCGGATCGAGCGATGCTGCGGCAACGCTTTTGGCGCTGGCAGAGTTCTGGCAGCTTGAGGTGGGTATCAATACGCTCGCACAGATCGGTCTAACACTCGGTGCCGACCTGCCCATGTGCCTGCATGGAACGGCTTTTGACACATCACTCGCCGTGCGCGGCATCGGCGATGTACTCGCGCCGGTTCATCTGCCATCGCTGCCACTGCTGCTTGTCAATGACGGCACAGCTTTATCGACACCTTCAGTATTCAGTGCGCTCAAAAACCGCGATAATGCCCCGCTCGCATCCGTACCCGCAACCGATACGGCGACATTGTGCCAATGGCTTGCATCGACCCGCAACGATCTTCTGCCCGCAGCACTTTCGCTTGCGCCACAAATTGCGCTTAATATGGAGCTGTTGCGTGAAAACAATGCGCTTTACGCACAGATGTCGGGTTCCGGGGCGACGTGTTTCGGCATTTTCGCCGATGATGAAAAAGCCGCCCGTGCTGCCACAGCCATTCATGCGCGGCATCCCGGGTGGTTCGTGATGCAAACGCGCTCTAACCCAGTAGCGCAACCGGCAAAACCACCGGTTTGA
- a CDS encoding S49 family peptidase, translating into MAGLLTRFIPRRFRSKEIEIPVVRLHGTIMPGGSSLRPTLSLESAAAVLEKAFADNEAPAVAISINSPGGSPVQSRLIYRRIRDLADEKQKKVYVFAEDVAASGGYMIAVAGDEIIADPSSIVGSIGVVSSSFGFTGLLKKIGVERRVYTAGENKATLDPFQPEKLEDVERLKSLQLEIHQTFIDMVKARRGAKLADDADLFTGLFWTGIKAKELGLIDALGDMRSFLRKSYGDKVKLKLIEPKRGLLGRKAPGIGIGLSADPAAIAAHLGDGLLSVAEEKALWGRYGL; encoded by the coding sequence GTGGCTGGCCTTTTGACGCGCTTTATTCCCCGCCGTTTTCGTTCAAAAGAAATCGAAATCCCCGTTGTGCGCCTGCATGGAACGATCATGCCCGGCGGCTCGTCGCTGCGCCCAACACTCTCGCTGGAAAGCGCGGCAGCAGTTCTGGAAAAGGCCTTTGCTGACAACGAAGCGCCCGCTGTGGCAATCTCGATCAACTCGCCCGGCGGCTCGCCGGTGCAATCGCGGCTGATCTATCGCCGCATTCGCGATCTGGCTGACGAAAAGCAGAAGAAAGTCTATGTCTTTGCCGAGGATGTCGCAGCATCGGGTGGCTATATGATTGCGGTTGCAGGCGACGAAATCATTGCCGATCCCTCATCCATTGTCGGCTCCATTGGCGTGGTGTCTTCCTCGTTCGGCTTTACCGGACTGCTCAAAAAGATTGGCGTCGAGCGCCGCGTCTACACGGCTGGCGAAAACAAAGCCACGCTTGATCCGTTTCAGCCGGAAAAGTTGGAAGATGTTGAACGTCTCAAATCGCTGCAACTGGAAATCCACCAGACTTTTATCGACATGGTAAAGGCGCGGCGCGGCGCAAAGCTTGCAGATGATGCCGATCTTTTTACCGGCCTGTTCTGGACCGGCATAAAGGCAAAGGAACTCGGCCTCATCGACGCGCTTGGCGACATGCGCAGTTTTCTACGCAAGTCCTATGGCGACAAGGTCAAGCTCAAGCTGATCGAGCCCAAGCGCGGTCTGCTTGGACGCAAGGCACCGGGAATTGGCATTGGATTGAGCGCTGATCCGGCCGCCATCGCAGCGCATCTTGGCGACGGGCTTTTATCGGTTGCCGAAGAAAAAGCACTCTGGGGTCGCTACGGGCTTTGA
- the nhaA gene encoding Na+/H+ antiporter NhaA → MNNPPPSARPVSIMRRFLDSESAGGIVLMGAAALALIVANSPLAKIYFEALHLYIGPLSVSHWINDALMAIFFLLVGLEIKREFLDGQLASWPNRVLPGIAAAGGVIVPALIFVAFNHNDADKLRGWAVPSATDIAFALGVISLLGSRVPSSLKVFLATLAILDDLAAVVIIAIFYTAEIAFPYLGAAFAAAALLFALNRLGVAKLWPYLIGGAALWFFVFNSGVHATVAGVVTALMVPLKPAKARPDDMSSPLHSLEHALSKPVAFIIVPLFGFANAGISFSGLSPSVLTDTLTLGILLGLFVGKQFGVFGAAWLAIKTGIAQKPMGASWGQLYGTAILCGIGFTMSIFIGLLSFPSELMLAETKIGVLAGSVLSAICGYILLRILAKPRP, encoded by the coding sequence ATGAACAATCCACCGCCATCCGCCCGCCCCGTCTCCATCATGCGCCGTTTTCTCGACAGCGAATCCGCAGGCGGCATCGTGCTGATGGGGGCTGCGGCACTGGCGCTCATCGTCGCCAATTCACCCTTGGCAAAGATTTATTTCGAGGCGCTGCATCTCTACATCGGTCCGCTCAGCGTCTCGCACTGGATCAATGATGCGCTAATGGCGATCTTCTTCCTGCTGGTGGGGCTTGAGATCAAGCGTGAATTTCTCGACGGCCAGCTTGCAAGCTGGCCCAACCGAGTGCTTCCGGGCATTGCGGCTGCGGGCGGCGTGATCGTACCAGCGCTGATCTTTGTCGCCTTCAACCATAACGATGCGGACAAACTGCGCGGCTGGGCGGTACCCTCGGCCACTGACATCGCGTTTGCGCTCGGCGTTATTTCACTTCTCGGCTCGCGTGTGCCATCAAGTCTGAAAGTGTTTCTGGCAACGTTAGCCATCCTCGATGATCTGGCAGCGGTCGTGATTATCGCGATTTTTTATACAGCGGAAATCGCGTTCCCCTATCTTGGAGCAGCCTTTGCCGCGGCGGCTCTTCTTTTTGCGCTCAACCGTTTAGGCGTTGCAAAATTATGGCCCTATCTCATCGGCGGTGCGGCGCTGTGGTTTTTCGTGTTCAATTCCGGTGTGCATGCAACCGTTGCAGGTGTCGTTACTGCCCTCATGGTCCCGCTCAAACCGGCCAAGGCAAGACCGGACGATATGAGCTCGCCCTTGCATAGTCTCGAACACGCGCTGTCGAAGCCTGTTGCGTTCATCATTGTGCCGCTGTTCGGCTTCGCCAATGCGGGCATTTCCTTTTCCGGTCTCAGTCCTTCGGTACTCACCGACACATTAACGCTCGGCATTTTGCTCGGTCTGTTTGTCGGCAAGCAGTTTGGCGTCTTTGGTGCGGCGTGGCTGGCGATCAAAACGGGCATTGCGCAGAAACCGATGGGTGCCAGTTGGGGCCAGCTTTATGGCACAGCGATCCTGTGCGGTATTGGCTTCACGATGAGTATTTTCATCGGCCTACTGTCTTTTCCATCCGAACTCATGCTGGCGGAAACCAAGATCGGCGTTCTGGCAGGGTCTGTTCTTTCCGCGATCTGTGGTTATATATTGCTGCGCATTCTCGCAAAACCGCGCCCTTGA
- a CDS encoding putative quinol monooxygenase translates to MLLIVGTVRLPPENLDQARPAMRRMIEASRAESGCVDYSYAEDILDAGLIHVKEIWLDRAALDSHFSSAHIAAWRSTWPTLGIINRDLKLYEIGLSAAI, encoded by the coding sequence ATGCTGCTCATTGTCGGGACGGTTCGCCTGCCACCTGAGAATCTCGACCAAGCGCGTCCTGCCATGCGCCGCATGATCGAGGCAAGCCGCGCTGAAAGCGGCTGCGTTGACTATAGTTATGCCGAGGATATTCTTGATGCAGGTTTGATCCACGTCAAAGAAATCTGGCTCGATCGTGCCGCACTCGATAGCCATTTTTCCTCTGCTCATATTGCCGCGTGGCGCTCGACATGGCCTACCCTTGGTATTATAAATCGCGACCTAAAGCTTTATGAAATTGGCCTTTCAGCCGCTATCTGA
- a CDS encoding methyltransferase, whose product MTNNCSQAEQAEIGETLDVFHRGTFHLVQPALKGHRSGVDAMILASSVPGGFAGRLVDLGAGAGAAGIAVAARCKQAKVTLVERSAFMARFAHKTVAHPLNQALAERVDVLEADVALTGKARVAVGLLDNAFDFAIMNPPFNEARDRATPDPLKAEAHVMPEGMFEQWMRTAAAIVKPGGGISIIARPGSIGAILDALAGRFGALKIVPVQPRHESAAIRIVVIGTRASRAGLSLMPALVLHQDHGNGFTPRATAINNGLANLL is encoded by the coding sequence ATGACAAATAATTGTTCACAGGCAGAGCAAGCGGAAATCGGGGAAACGCTGGATGTGTTCCACCGTGGAACATTTCATCTCGTCCAGCCCGCGTTAAAAGGCCATCGCTCAGGCGTTGATGCGATGATATTGGCCAGCAGCGTGCCCGGCGGTTTCGCAGGCCGTCTTGTTGATCTCGGTGCTGGAGCCGGTGCTGCAGGGATTGCGGTTGCCGCTCGCTGTAAACAGGCAAAGGTCACGCTGGTCGAGCGCTCAGCCTTCATGGCGCGATTTGCGCATAAGACGGTAGCCCATCCGCTCAATCAAGCGCTGGCAGAACGTGTGGATGTGCTGGAAGCCGATGTGGCATTGACCGGCAAGGCGCGCGTCGCTGTCGGTCTTTTGGACAATGCCTTCGATTTCGCCATCATGAACCCACCCTTCAATGAGGCGCGTGATCGGGCCACACCCGATCCGCTCAAGGCTGAAGCCCATGTCATGCCCGAGGGCATGTTCGAGCAGTGGATGCGCACGGCAGCAGCTATCGTGAAACCCGGCGGCGGCATTTCCATTATTGCTCGCCCTGGCTCGATCGGAGCGATACTGGATGCGCTTGCAGGTCGATTCGGCGCATTGAAAATCGTGCCGGTGCAGCCGCGCCATGAGAGTGCGGCCATTCGCATCGTCGTTATCGGAACACGCGCCAGCCGCGCAGGCCTCTCGCTGATGCCTGCCCTTGTCCTGCACCAAGATCACGGCAATGGTTTTACGCCCCGCGCCACTGCGATCAATAACGGGCTCGCAAACCTGTTGTGA
- a CDS encoding DUF2007 domain-containing protein, whose protein sequence is MRELIRTNDSVLLSFIESLMKEAGIAYFIADTNMSIIEGSLGILPRRLLVEDERLNEAKRYLVDAGLEHELRNHDK, encoded by the coding sequence ATGCGCGAACTGATTAGAACCAATGATTCCGTTTTGCTGTCTTTTATAGAGAGCTTGATGAAGGAGGCCGGAATAGCCTATTTCATCGCCGATACCAATATGAGCATCATTGAGGGGTCGCTCGGCATCCTGCCGCGCCGCCTTCTGGTCGAAGACGAGCGGCTGAATGAAGCCAAACGTTACCTTGTCGATGCCGGGCTGGAACACGAATTACGCAATCATGACAAATAA
- a CDS encoding polyprenyl synthetase family protein: MGVVLNLDANNNRQGSVQPLVDLTKADMGRVNEMILSRAGSDVEMIPEVANHLISSGGKRLRPMMTLAAARMFGYEGDGHVRLATAVEFMHTATLLHDDVVDESDLRRGRSTARMIWGNQASVLVGDFLLGQAFKMMVDVGSLAALDVLATSASVIAEGEVMQLAAAKNMDTSEDDYLAVIKAKTAALFSAAAEVGPIIADAGDAARAALSNYGLNLGLAFQLVDDALDYGGSAADLGKNTGDDFREGKITLPVILSYRRGNDEERAFWKHAIEEGASDDASLEKAIGLMTKHGAIAETVQRARHFGEVARNALSPLKSTPQKDALIEVIDFCISRVN; the protein is encoded by the coding sequence TTGGGTGTGGTTTTGAATCTCGACGCAAACAACAACCGGCAGGGATCGGTCCAACCGCTGGTCGATCTGACAAAAGCCGATATGGGGCGCGTGAACGAGATGATCCTGTCGCGTGCGGGATCTGACGTCGAAATGATTCCCGAAGTCGCCAATCACCTGATTTCGTCGGGCGGCAAGCGCCTGCGTCCCATGATGACTTTGGCAGCAGCCCGCATGTTCGGCTATGAAGGCGACGGCCATGTGCGACTTGCCACCGCCGTCGAGTTCATGCACACGGCAACGCTTCTGCATGACGATGTGGTCGATGAAAGCGATCTTCGCCGGGGAAGAAGCACAGCGCGCATGATCTGGGGTAATCAGGCAAGCGTGCTTGTGGGCGACTTCCTTCTGGGGCAGGCTTTCAAGATGATGGTCGATGTTGGCTCTCTTGCAGCGCTCGACGTACTTGCGACCTCGGCCTCGGTTATCGCTGAAGGCGAAGTCATGCAGCTTGCCGCTGCCAAGAACATGGATACTTCCGAGGATGACTATCTCGCCGTCATCAAGGCGAAGACCGCAGCCCTTTTCTCTGCTGCCGCAGAAGTTGGCCCGATCATCGCCGATGCAGGCGATGCAGCACGTGCAGCACTTAGCAATTACGGCCTCAACCTCGGCCTTGCCTTCCAGCTTGTCGATGATGCGCTTGATTATGGTGGTTCGGCTGCCGATCTTGGCAAGAATACGGGCGATGATTTCCGGGAGGGCAAGATCACGCTGCCGGTTATTCTAAGCTATCGCCGAGGCAATGATGAGGAACGCGCTTTCTGGAAACACGCGATTGAAGAGGGCGCCAGCGATGATGCCTCGCTTGAAAAAGCCATTGGTCTGATGACCAAACATGGCGCGATTGCCGAAACCGTACAGCGTGCGCGCCATTTTGGTGAAGTCGCGCGAAATGCGCTCTCGCCGCTCAAATCGACGCCGCAAAAGGATGCGCTCATTGAGGTGATCGATTTTTGCATCAGTCGCGTTAACTGA